The following coding sequences lie in one Balneola vulgaris DSM 17893 genomic window:
- a CDS encoding alpha/beta hydrolase: protein MKAYKFVLILMLCIASACSNPESDTFSAEDLQQKLDEISAIDNYTLRTREVDSLWNYLNQTEQIPFVQDTTAFFFYKGYADQVEWFGDFNFNTAENDGGANGTLVRGTDLWYLKMHFPSDARVDYKISVDGGNWIPDSENPFVQWSGFGVNSELRMPNYKPEELKAEIAEAGTGTLPRPLKFNSQSLGYDVQYRVYTPVGYAEMTDVPVVYFLDGHEYLNRRLGGAYTLLNNMIHLGEIEPIIAVFVDSRSPSDLNTNNRIQEYSMNDDFSEFLTTELIPKIDTDYNTSQKAEDRALIGTSLGGLAATYIGFRHPEIIGNIGAQSPAYWYNDADIYTFVRSAKKAPQQVYITSGTIGDNLNDAQRMKQLLNELNVDLKYTEVNEGHSWGNWSALIDDILRTFFEN from the coding sequence ATGAAAGCATATAAATTTGTACTAATTCTGATGCTTTGTATCGCATCGGCTTGCTCCAACCCTGAAAGTGATACATTCTCTGCAGAAGACTTACAGCAAAAGCTTGATGAAATTTCCGCAATCGATAACTACACCCTGCGAACACGAGAAGTTGATAGCTTGTGGAACTACCTCAATCAAACCGAACAGATTCCTTTTGTTCAAGACACCACAGCCTTTTTCTTCTATAAAGGGTATGCCGATCAAGTTGAATGGTTTGGCGACTTCAATTTTAATACCGCTGAAAATGATGGCGGAGCTAATGGCACATTAGTTCGAGGAACGGATCTTTGGTATCTAAAAATGCACTTCCCTTCTGATGCCAGAGTTGATTATAAAATTAGCGTAGATGGTGGAAACTGGATTCCCGATTCTGAAAACCCTTTCGTTCAATGGTCGGGATTTGGGGTGAATTCAGAACTCCGAATGCCCAACTACAAACCTGAAGAATTAAAAGCTGAAATTGCTGAAGCGGGTACAGGCACATTACCCCGACCCCTCAAATTTAATAGCCAATCTCTTGGCTACGATGTACAATACAGAGTTTATACTCCAGTTGGCTATGCTGAAATGACCGATGTTCCAGTAGTTTATTTTTTAGACGGACATGAATATTTGAATCGAAGATTAGGCGGAGCTTATACCTTGCTCAACAATATGATTCACCTTGGTGAGATTGAGCCAATCATAGCTGTTTTTGTGGATTCAAGGTCTCCATCAGATTTGAATACCAATAATAGAATCCAAGAATACTCGATGAATGATGACTTCTCGGAATTCTTGACTACAGAACTCATCCCAAAAATAGATACCGACTACAACACTTCTCAAAAAGCCGAAGACCGCGCCCTTATAGGTACGAGCTTAGGAGGCTTAGCCGCCACCTATATCGGATTCCGTCACCCAGAAATAATCGGAAATATTGGGGCTCAGTCGCCTGCCTACTGGTATAACGATGCTGATATCTATACTTTTGTGCGTTCTGCTAAAAAAGCACCACAGCAAGTGTACATTACAAGTGGAACCATTGGGGACAATTTGAATGATGCACAACGCATGAAGCAGTTGCTGAACGAACTGAACGTGGATTTAAAATACACAGAAGTTAATGAAGGGCATTCTTGGGGAAACTGGAGTGCACTCATCGACGATATACTTCGCACCTTTTTTGAAAACTAA
- a CDS encoding serine hydrolase, producing the protein MKRILIFLLLFIVATIAVFIAAGIPNFNAFKTLFKNTDGMQEGYEYVESTYSLKGLTEFIGEHPEFMSIVSFNVEDPDSGIYYGADIPRTQGTIANFFLLTEYARQVQEGIIDPATPVNLDDINRYALPQISENAHNSGIELLEAIEDRSITIDDVVSVMIATNDLASSDYIWFTLGPDNIFATVDSLQLEHTDYPLPFSGLYLSIQPSVSDTSRTYTDDEIIALAQKFGTDDAFHSEMIDLFKSERLNISFIEEKNALAKFPQTTAREMANLMAKVERDELLNKEITRLIKDKLSWVNEGKAIQRSFSNYGAIYDNRLGMLSGVDYGTSIYDGHTSAQAVFFDRLPVAFFIHLSANHMQEDYQQRLIWDPALYETTIQEITQDK; encoded by the coding sequence TTGAAGAGAATACTCATCTTCCTTCTCCTTTTTATAGTGGCAACTATAGCTGTTTTTATTGCCGCTGGAATCCCAAACTTTAATGCTTTCAAAACGCTGTTTAAGAACACAGATGGTATGCAAGAAGGCTACGAGTATGTGGAAAGCACCTACTCTTTAAAAGGTTTAACCGAGTTTATTGGGGAACACCCAGAGTTCATGTCCATTGTTAGCTTCAATGTTGAAGATCCTGACTCTGGCATTTATTACGGCGCCGACATTCCTCGAACACAAGGCACGATTGCGAATTTCTTTTTATTAACGGAATACGCACGTCAAGTTCAAGAAGGCATAATTGACCCAGCTACCCCTGTTAATTTAGACGACATCAACCGCTATGCACTGCCGCAAATCAGTGAAAATGCACATAACTCGGGCATCGAATTATTAGAAGCCATCGAAGATAGAAGTATTACTATCGATGACGTGGTGTCTGTTATGATAGCCACAAACGATTTGGCCTCGTCCGACTATATTTGGTTCACCTTAGGGCCTGACAACATATTTGCTACTGTTGATAGCCTACAGCTAGAACATACCGATTATCCACTGCCTTTTTCTGGGTTATATCTCTCTATTCAACCGTCCGTTTCAGATACTTCAAGAACTTATACTGACGATGAAATCATTGCTCTCGCTCAAAAATTCGGTACAGATGATGCATTTCATTCCGAAATGATAGATCTATTTAAAAGTGAGCGTTTGAACATCAGCTTTATAGAGGAAAAGAATGCATTGGCAAAATTCCCTCAAACCACTGCTCGTGAGATGGCGAATTTAATGGCTAAAGTTGAGCGTGATGAATTGCTGAATAAAGAAATCACACGCTTAATAAAAGACAAACTAAGTTGGGTAAACGAAGGTAAAGCTATTCAACGAAGCTTTTCCAATTATGGAGCAATCTATGATAACCGATTAGGCATGTTAAGTGGTGTGGATTACGGTACATCTATTTATGATGGGCATACCTCAGCTCAAGCGGTTTTCTTTGATCGTTTACCGGTTGCTTTCTTTATTCACTTGTCGGCCAATCATATGCAGGAGGATTACCAACAACGTTTAATTTGGGATCCTGCACTTTATGAAACTACTATTCAAGAAATCACACAGGATAAATAA
- a CDS encoding mechanosensitive ion channel family protein translates to MKKSIITFLLFLCCSVVVSAQIPNLNSVQPDSAATDSSSIVEGLPTNVVQFDELFSTGKIISALVLLILTFFFVRLVVFLLERLAENQSAYRLMIKRLIPFLNVAIWSTAIFIVIAGIIDPPIETVLTVGASIGIAVGFAAQDILKNIFGGFIIILDSPFQVGDKIEVDDYYGEVTQIGLRSTRIVTPDDSLVTLPNADIVNNAVSNTNSGALDCQVVASIYLPADSNISLVKEIAYKAAISSRYVYLNKPVVVITENKVMDKNYLLHLKVKAYVLDIRYEFLLKGEITELILTELNRRQLLPISDLTKQKEGA, encoded by the coding sequence ATGAAAAAATCTATAATCACATTTTTGTTGTTTTTATGTTGCTCGGTGGTGGTTTCTGCACAGATCCCAAATCTCAATTCTGTTCAACCAGATTCGGCGGCTACCGATAGTTCTTCCATTGTTGAAGGATTACCCACAAACGTTGTTCAGTTTGATGAGTTATTTTCCACGGGTAAGATAATATCTGCCTTAGTGCTGCTAATACTTACCTTTTTCTTCGTTCGATTGGTCGTTTTCTTACTTGAACGATTGGCGGAGAATCAGTCGGCCTATCGATTGATGATCAAGCGATTGATTCCTTTTTTAAATGTCGCGATATGGTCTACAGCCATCTTTATTGTGATTGCAGGAATTATCGATCCCCCAATAGAAACTGTATTAACCGTGGGTGCCTCAATTGGTATAGCTGTTGGGTTCGCTGCTCAAGATATTCTTAAAAACATTTTTGGCGGTTTCATCATCATCCTGGATAGCCCATTCCAAGTGGGGGATAAAATTGAAGTGGACGATTATTATGGAGAGGTAACCCAAATTGGGCTTCGTTCTACACGCATTGTAACTCCCGATGATAGTTTAGTAACCTTACCGAATGCAGATATTGTAAATAATGCCGTATCTAATACAAATTCTGGGGCTTTAGATTGCCAAGTGGTAGCCTCCATTTATTTACCTGCCGATTCAAATATCTCACTGGTTAAAGAGATTGCGTATAAAGCTGCGATTTCATCACGATATGTGTATTTAAACAAGCCAGTAGTAGTGATCACTGAAAACAAAGTGATGGACAAAAATTACTTACTTCATCTAAAAGTAAAAGCCTATGTATTAGATATTCGGTATGAGTTTTTACTGAAAGGCGAAATAACGGAGCTTATACTTACTGAACTAAACAGAAGGCAACTCTTGCCAATTAGTGACCTCACTAAGCAAAAAGAAGGGGCTTAG
- a CDS encoding pyridoxal-phosphate dependent enzyme, translating to MRCIKCNTVNDERKTSTYCTECGNVLVIEYNEARPEIQYPLENIQPDPLKNHPTALRRLDRLSEKYGADLYAKLELENPTGCFKDRGSYVEVLKAMELGADAICLASTGNMAASVAAYACYFKIPCFVFVPEKTPDAKLAQSTIYDATIIRIKGDFRACELLCREFAKSGNYYLAGDYVFRQEGQKSFSYELAEQGPMDYDYIFVPIGAGTNFAAIYKGMVEMKAAGVIDKIPSFVAVQPEQSSPVVEGIFKKEKIIKEQINTMADAVAVGDPFDFYKVLEGIEATDGKAYTATENELLDSMKEMTVEEGIFTEPACAIPLATFKNNLDTFKGKKCLFVLTGSGLKAGHIVAKYSLSSPILEPKLEGIQEYIESGYPKIQKSSWGQSRETALPSNINLEENQVKLYEEYVNGIEKKGKTLKEEEIKALKSLVYSTDTSLHYPVEVVDYKITMRKHGLVSAAVKLRIEDGEEIISLDQGVGPMDAVLTAIKAETDSFLPLVVKNHEVEILSPDTDSLVIVTLTLEKEGHTFTAKAASPDTLEALIQAFVNGLAIANKALVA from the coding sequence ATGCGGTGCATTAAATGCAATACCGTGAACGACGAAAGAAAAACAAGCACCTACTGTACCGAATGTGGTAACGTTTTAGTAATTGAGTACAATGAAGCACGTCCAGAGATTCAATATCCGCTTGAAAACATTCAGCCCGATCCGCTAAAAAACCACCCAACGGCACTGCGACGTTTAGATCGATTATCAGAAAAATATGGCGCTGATTTATACGCCAAGCTTGAACTTGAGAACCCAACGGGTTGTTTTAAAGATCGTGGGAGTTATGTTGAAGTTTTAAAAGCAATGGAGCTAGGAGCTGATGCCATTTGCTTAGCCTCAACTGGGAATATGGCCGCTTCTGTAGCTGCTTATGCCTGTTATTTCAAAATTCCTTGTTTTGTATTCGTACCAGAGAAAACTCCGGATGCTAAACTTGCTCAATCCACTATTTACGATGCGACTATCATCCGAATTAAGGGTGACTTCAGAGCGTGTGAATTGCTTTGTAGAGAGTTCGCTAAATCAGGAAATTATTACCTAGCCGGTGATTACGTATTCAGGCAAGAAGGGCAAAAGTCCTTTTCTTACGAGCTTGCCGAGCAAGGCCCCATGGATTACGATTATATCTTCGTTCCAATTGGTGCAGGTACAAACTTCGCTGCTATCTACAAAGGCATGGTTGAAATGAAAGCCGCTGGTGTAATCGATAAGATTCCAAGTTTTGTAGCCGTTCAGCCAGAACAAAGCTCACCGGTTGTTGAAGGTATTTTCAAGAAAGAAAAAATCATAAAAGAGCAAATTAACACGATGGCCGATGCCGTTGCTGTTGGCGACCCTTTCGATTTCTATAAAGTACTTGAAGGCATTGAAGCTACCGATGGCAAAGCGTATACCGCCACTGAAAATGAGCTTTTAGATAGCATGAAGGAAATGACGGTGGAGGAAGGTATTTTTACTGAGCCTGCCTGTGCCATTCCTTTAGCTACATTCAAGAACAACCTCGATACTTTTAAGGGTAAAAAGTGCTTATTTGTACTTACCGGATCAGGACTTAAAGCTGGGCATATAGTAGCCAAATACTCACTTTCATCGCCCATTTTGGAGCCGAAATTAGAAGGCATTCAAGAGTACATTGAATCTGGCTATCCTAAAATCCAGAAAAGCAGTTGGGGACAATCTCGCGAAACGGCACTCCCTAGCAATATTAACCTAGAAGAGAATCAGGTTAAACTCTACGAAGAGTATGTGAATGGCATTGAGAAAAAAGGTAAGACCTTGAAAGAAGAGGAAATCAAAGCCCTGAAATCTCTGGTTTATAGTACCGACACTTCACTGCATTATCCTGTTGAAGTAGTGGATTATAAAATCACCATGCGTAAGCACGGCTTAGTTTCTGCAGCCGTTAAATTGCGCATTGAAGACGGCGAAGAAATCATTTCATTAGATCAAGGTGTAGGACCAATGGATGCGGTATTAACCGCCATCAAAGCGGAAACCGACTCATTCTTACCACTTGTAGTTAAGAATCATGAAGTTGAAATCCTCAGTCCAGATACCGACTCACTAGTAATTGTGACCTTAACTTTAGAAAAAGAAGGACATACTTTCACTGCAAAAGCCGCTTCACCCGATACCTTAGAAGCTCTGATTCAAGCATTTGTGAATGGCCTAGCCATCGCTAATAAAGCACTAGTAGCCTAA
- a CDS encoding DUF819 domain-containing protein encodes MEPTTVAPLITNDAITFGLLMAILAAIFVTSHSEHAGWKKFYRFVPSLLLCYFIPSIFTTLNVISPDGSSLYHVASRYLLPASLILLTLSIDLKAIMNLGWKAVVMFLAGTVGIIIGGPIALMIIGAINPELVGGAGPDEIWRGLSTVAGSWIGGGANQTAMYEIFQPSDTLFSAMITVDIIVANIWMAFILYGAGMSDRVDKWFKADASAIEELKKSVSDYQASIAKVPTLVDLTKIAAIAFIITGLGHLVGDTVAPWVKENAPSLERLSFASQFFWIIVVATLGGFALSFTKLRKLEGAGASKIGSLFLYILVMTIGMKMDLGAFTEVPGYFAIGFTWIIIHVIVLLLVGKIIKAPFFFTAVGSQANVGGAASAPIVASAFSPALAPVGVLLAVLGYGIGTFGAWLCAQIMRVIS; translated from the coding sequence ATGGAACCTACTACTGTAGCACCACTTATTACTAACGATGCAATCACTTTTGGTCTATTAATGGCCATATTGGCCGCGATATTTGTAACCTCACACAGCGAACACGCAGGCTGGAAGAAATTTTATCGATTCGTTCCGTCTTTGTTGTTGTGTTATTTCATACCATCGATTTTCACCACCTTGAATGTGATATCGCCAGATGGTTCAAGTTTATATCATGTAGCATCGCGGTACTTACTACCTGCCAGTTTAATCCTATTAACGCTTAGTATCGACTTGAAAGCCATCATGAATTTAGGTTGGAAAGCGGTAGTGATGTTTTTAGCCGGTACTGTAGGAATTATAATTGGTGGCCCTATTGCATTGATGATTATTGGAGCTATTAACCCCGAGCTTGTAGGAGGTGCCGGACCTGACGAGATTTGGAGAGGGCTTTCAACGGTAGCAGGTTCATGGATTGGTGGAGGTGCCAACCAAACGGCTATGTATGAGATCTTTCAACCAAGCGACACCCTATTTAGTGCAATGATTACCGTTGATATCATTGTGGCAAACATTTGGATGGCTTTTATCCTTTACGGTGCCGGTATGAGCGATCGTGTTGACAAATGGTTCAAAGCCGACGCATCAGCCATTGAAGAGCTGAAGAAAAGTGTTTCCGATTATCAAGCAAGTATTGCAAAAGTTCCAACCTTGGTTGATCTCACTAAAATTGCAGCTATCGCATTTATCATAACAGGCCTTGGCCATTTGGTTGGTGATACTGTAGCGCCATGGGTAAAAGAAAATGCCCCTAGCTTAGAAAGACTCAGTTTCGCCTCTCAGTTTTTCTGGATAATAGTTGTAGCCACATTAGGTGGTTTCGCCCTTTCTTTCACTAAACTTAGAAAGCTGGAAGGTGCAGGTGCTTCCAAAATTGGTAGTCTATTTTTATACATCTTAGTAATGACCATTGGTATGAAGATGGACCTTGGCGCTTTCACCGAAGTACCGGGATACTTTGCCATAGGCTTCACCTGGATTATTATTCACGTAATAGTGCTGTTGCTAGTAGGAAAAATTATCAAAGCACCTTTCTTCTTCACGGCTGTTGGAAGTCAGGCCAATGTAGGGGGGGCAGCTTCTGCTCCTATTGTTGCATCGGCATTTAGCCCTGCTCTTGCTCCCGTTGGTGTACTTTTGGCCGTTCTTGGATATGGTATTGGTACCTTCGGAGCTTGGTTATGTGCACAGATAATGCGCGTTATTTCGTAG
- the lysC gene encoding lysine-sensitive aspartokinase 3: MIVSKFGGTSVGSYAAMQHSASIVAAEPDRKLVVISATSGTTNDLVALGNSELSYTEREEILMRIEKRHLEIIEQLKDGEEVDKQVRLLLTELRQHLEQIARDKRWKDHLVAFGELLSTRIFTQVLGEAGVEVEWLDARDMMKTDSHFGQADPDLKVIKKKCAKYVQSGKRYLTQGFIGSDIFGNTTTLGRGGSDLSASLFAEAVEADMLEIWTDVAGIYTTDPRVVPAARPIHEITFDEAAELSVFGGKVLHPATLKPAMRGGVKVRVASSSEPNKKGTVIVHEAGDAPVIRALSLRKHQTLLTVKSLDMLHQYGYLAKLFQVLANHKISVDLVSTSEVSVSLTLDTAVSASNKVELTSEVVTELESFCELKIEKDFSLIAMIGNNLNNTAGISGKLFNMLKGYNIRMVCHGSSENNVCFLVNQEDGEEILQLLHKEFIED, encoded by the coding sequence ATGATTGTTTCAAAATTTGGCGGAACTAGTGTTGGAAGCTATGCTGCCATGCAACATAGTGCTAGTATTGTAGCTGCCGAACCCGATCGTAAATTAGTAGTGATCAGTGCTACTTCAGGGACGACCAATGATTTGGTTGCACTTGGGAATAGTGAGTTATCGTACACTGAGCGCGAAGAGATATTGATGCGCATTGAAAAGCGTCATCTTGAAATTATTGAACAGCTTAAAGACGGTGAGGAAGTTGATAAACAAGTAAGACTTTTACTTACCGAACTACGACAGCACTTAGAGCAGATTGCACGTGATAAGCGTTGGAAAGATCATTTAGTGGCCTTTGGAGAACTTTTAAGCACTCGAATTTTCACGCAAGTATTAGGAGAAGCAGGTGTAGAGGTAGAGTGGTTAGATGCTCGGGATATGATGAAGACAGATTCTCATTTTGGGCAAGCAGATCCTGATTTAAAAGTAATCAAAAAGAAATGTGCTAAATACGTACAGAGTGGAAAACGATATCTCACCCAAGGCTTTATAGGGTCAGATATATTTGGCAATACTACCACATTAGGACGTGGAGGGAGTGATTTGTCCGCTTCTTTATTTGCTGAAGCTGTTGAAGCAGATATGTTAGAAATTTGGACGGATGTAGCAGGTATTTATACCACCGACCCTAGAGTGGTTCCCGCCGCACGACCTATTCATGAAATCACTTTTGATGAAGCCGCTGAGCTTTCTGTATTTGGTGGAAAGGTTCTTCACCCTGCTACGTTAAAACCGGCTATGCGTGGAGGCGTGAAAGTTCGGGTGGCTTCAAGTAGTGAACCCAATAAGAAAGGAACGGTGATTGTACATGAAGCAGGCGACGCTCCTGTAATTCGTGCGCTATCTCTTCGAAAGCATCAAACCCTATTGACAGTAAAGAGCTTAGACATGCTTCATCAATATGGGTACTTAGCAAAATTATTTCAGGTACTAGCCAACCATAAGATTTCGGTAGATTTGGTAAGTACGAGTGAGGTAAGTGTATCGCTTACTTTAGATACAGCTGTGAGTGCATCCAACAAAGTGGAACTCACTTCAGAGGTAGTTACAGAGTTGGAATCATTTTGTGAATTGAAGATTGAGAAGGATTTTTCTCTTATTGCTATGATTGGGAACAATCTGAATAATACTGCCGGTATAAGTGGAAAGCTTTTTAATATGTTGAAGGGTTACAATATTCGAATGGTGTGCCATGGATCTAGTGAAAACAATGTGTGCTTTTTGGTGAACCAAGAAGATGGAGAAGAGATTCTTCAGTTACTTCACAAAGAATTTATTGAGGACTAA
- the dapA gene encoding 4-hydroxy-tetrahydrodipicolinate synthase encodes MNHPEFPLYTAMITPFLENGKVDYESFEYLLRKQEQAKNGTLILGSTGEGLNLSSHEKKEIIKFTRLLDLDVPLMVGIGGHDIEEQKALIQYADEVGVDSFLLVTPLYAKPGKEGQFEWFKTLLATTKTPCMLYNVPSRTGVKLHPEVPARLAEEFDHILGIKEASGSVEDFKAFRDHAPSLDLYSGDDGLTEAFINEGGVGLVSVASNVWPKHTHKMVALMLEGNVEALFSDWEESADALFSASNPVPTKVLAQHKGWIKNITVRLPLSVKDLTAEGEEALLEADRKINVWYNA; translated from the coding sequence ATGAACCATCCAGAATTTCCACTTTATACCGCAATGATTACGCCTTTCCTAGAAAATGGAAAGGTAGACTACGAAAGTTTTGAATATCTATTGCGAAAACAGGAGCAGGCCAAAAATGGTACTCTAATATTGGGTAGTACAGGTGAAGGGCTAAACCTTAGTTCCCATGAAAAGAAAGAGATTATCAAATTTACCCGCTTGTTAGATTTAGATGTACCGTTAATGGTAGGCATTGGCGGACATGATATTGAGGAACAAAAAGCGTTGATACAGTACGCCGATGAGGTGGGAGTGGATAGCTTTTTATTAGTAACACCACTTTACGCCAAGCCGGGCAAAGAAGGGCAGTTTGAGTGGTTTAAAACATTATTGGCTACTACAAAAACTCCATGTATGCTTTATAATGTGCCGTCTAGAACAGGGGTGAAATTACACCCTGAGGTACCAGCTCGACTTGCCGAAGAGTTTGACCACATTCTTGGTATCAAAGAGGCTAGTGGAAGCGTGGAAGATTTTAAAGCGTTCAGAGATCACGCCCCGAGTCTTGATTTATATTCAGGCGATGATGGGCTTACCGAAGCTTTCATTAATGAAGGTGGTGTAGGGTTAGTATCCGTAGCTTCGAATGTTTGGCCAAAGCATACCCATAAAATGGTAGCATTGATGCTTGAAGGAAACGTCGAGGCCTTATTTAGTGACTGGGAAGAATCGGCAGATGCGCTGTTTTCTGCATCCAATCCGGTGCCTACTAAAGTGTTGGCTCAGCATAAAGGTTGGATTAAAAATATCACCGTTCGCTTACCATTGTCGGTTAAAGATTTAACGGCGGAAGGCGAAGAGGCGCTATTAGAAGCGGATCGCAAAATCAATGTTTGGTATAACGCTTAG
- a CDS encoding SAM-dependent methyltransferase, translating to MKGTLYLIPTTLGKTPENNTIPEYTLSILRKLDVMVVENIQTSVKFLQWVGDAIPEFKIDFYQLNKNTPDHEVFSFLKPLKNGRDVGLLSEAGAPAVADPGSKFVKMAHQNGIKVVPLVGPSSILLALMATGFNGQQFAFHGYLPIDAKKKKQMLIQLEGESRRHDRTQIFMEAPHRNNEMFSSILENCSPQTWLSVATNITLPDEEIRTQQIGEWAKSKKPELHKRPTIFTIYAK from the coding sequence ATGAAAGGAACCTTATACCTCATTCCTACAACCTTAGGAAAGACCCCTGAGAATAATACCATCCCTGAATACACTCTTTCTATACTTCGGAAATTGGATGTAATGGTAGTGGAAAACATTCAAACTTCAGTGAAGTTCTTACAATGGGTTGGTGATGCTATTCCTGAGTTCAAAATTGACTTCTACCAGCTTAACAAGAACACCCCTGATCATGAGGTCTTCTCATTTCTAAAACCTCTTAAAAACGGGCGTGATGTTGGTCTTTTATCAGAAGCGGGAGCCCCTGCTGTAGCCGATCCTGGTTCAAAGTTTGTGAAGATGGCGCATCAAAATGGAATTAAAGTTGTGCCTTTAGTTGGTCCTTCATCGATTCTCTTAGCCCTCATGGCTACCGGTTTTAATGGGCAACAATTTGCATTTCACGGCTATCTACCCATCGATGCCAAAAAGAAAAAGCAGATGCTTATTCAGCTTGAAGGAGAGTCGCGCCGACATGATCGAACACAAATATTTATGGAAGCGCCTCATCGAAATAATGAGATGTTCAGCTCAATTCTAGAGAATTGTTCGCCCCAAACATGGTTAAGTGTTGCAACCAACATCACCTTACCTGATGAAGAAATCCGAACTCAACAAATCGGAGAGTGGGCAAAATCAAAGAAACCAGAGCTTCACAAACGCCCAACCATTTTTACGATATACGCGAAGTAA
- a CDS encoding 2,3,4,5-tetrahydropyridine-2,6-dicarboxylate N-succinyltransferase, which translates to MNYEEVLDKLETGELRSANKTENGWEANIEVKQAILESFKNGTNTSFEGIYEGFVDKHNLPPRFFEPEDGVRLVPGGSSVRRGAYVASGVIIMPPAYVNVGAYVDEGSMVDSHALVGSCAQIGKNVHLSAGVQIGGVLEPVGMNPVIIEDDCFIGAGAVIVEGILVKSQAVIAPGVVLSKSIPVYDAVNEEVRERGAEIPEGAVVIPGTRPMNSEWAKNEGLSMACPIIVKYRDDNSNASLELEEALR; encoded by the coding sequence ATGAATTACGAAGAAGTATTAGATAAACTAGAAACTGGAGAGCTTAGATCAGCCAATAAAACTGAAAATGGTTGGGAAGCAAACATCGAAGTAAAACAAGCTATTTTAGAGTCTTTTAAAAATGGCACGAATACTTCTTTTGAGGGGATTTACGAAGGCTTTGTTGATAAACATAATCTGCCTCCACGTTTCTTTGAGCCAGAAGATGGTGTTCGTTTAGTACCAGGTGGCTCTTCTGTTCGTCGTGGTGCTTATGTAGCATCGGGGGTAATAATTATGCCACCGGCCTATGTTAATGTTGGTGCTTATGTTGATGAAGGTTCTATGGTTGATAGCCATGCATTAGTGGGTTCATGTGCTCAAATTGGTAAGAATGTTCACCTTTCAGCTGGAGTACAAATTGGTGGTGTTTTAGAGCCCGTTGGTATGAATCCAGTTATCATTGAAGATGATTGCTTTATTGGCGCTGGTGCAGTAATTGTAGAAGGTATACTTGTGAAATCACAAGCCGTAATTGCACCAGGTGTAGTACTTTCAAAGTCTATTCCTGTTTATGATGCTGTGAATGAAGAAGTACGTGAGCGTGGTGCTGAAATCCCTGAAGGCGCCGTTGTAATACCGGGTACACGACCAATGAATAGCGAATGGGCTAAGAATGAAGGTCTTAGTATGGCGTGCCCGATCATCGTGAAGTACCGTGATGACAACAGTAATGCCTCTTTAGAACTTGAAGAAGCATTGAGATAA
- a CDS encoding dihydrodipicolinate reductase C-terminal domain-containing protein, giving the protein MMKISVIGTGKTGGKVVEMLGEHLLHTFDATNPPTVDALQESDAVIIFVPGDAVPDLMPIVLESGTPAAWGSTGNEWPDDLDKQVKEASTRWVLATNFSLGMNIIRKSIEAISVGSNILKNPSYHIHEVHHVHKKDAPSGTALSWKEWLNKEVKVTSAREGDVNGIHELKVRTATEEITLKHEALDRALFAEGAIWAAEQLINQEELADGVYAFGQLFDRVTGLS; this is encoded by the coding sequence ATGATGAAAATATCTGTGATAGGAACGGGTAAAACGGGAGGGAAGGTAGTAGAAATGCTGGGAGAGCATCTTTTGCATACTTTTGATGCCACGAATCCACCTACTGTTGATGCCCTTCAAGAAAGTGATGCCGTTATCATCTTTGTTCCAGGCGATGCCGTGCCTGATTTGATGCCCATTGTTTTGGAATCAGGAACACCAGCGGCATGGGGAAGTACAGGGAATGAATGGCCCGACGATTTGGATAAGCAAGTGAAAGAAGCCTCTACAAGATGGGTTCTTGCAACGAACTTTAGTTTGGGAATGAATATCATCCGCAAAAGTATAGAAGCCATATCAGTGGGATCTAATATCTTAAAAAATCCATCCTATCATATCCATGAAGTGCATCACGTTCATAAAAAAGACGCACCAAGTGGAACCGCATTATCATGGAAAGAATGGTTGAATAAAGAGGTGAAAGTAACATCAGCTCGCGAGGGTGATGTAAATGGCATCCATGAACTTAAGGTGCGAACGGCGACCGAAGAAATTACCTTAAAGCACGAGGCATTAGATAGAGCCCTTTTTGCAGAAGGAGCCATTTGGGCAGCAGAACAATTAATAAATCAAGAGGAGTTAGCTGATGGCGTGTACGCCTTTGGTCAGCTTTTCGATAGAGTTACAGGATTATCATGA